The genomic stretch tagactcaagtttgtagttagttttagttttttttattgcactttaatttatAAAGGTGTTCCTCCAATTAAAAACATCTAGTTGGAGATTTAtatcccctctctctttttaacAATACAATAGAATCCCCACCCCcgctgttaaaaagaaaaaaaaaaacaacatggtaCATTTTACTTTGAGAACAATTTAAACGagctacattttatttttacttgtgtAGATTTCAGACCGATTACTTGTActtgaatattattttattgaagtaacagtacaggtagtccccgagttACAAAAGTTCGACAGTTTGAACATGttacaaactaaaaaaactttctttcggcttctcccattagggggcgccacagcggatcatcctcatgtttgatttggcacgtttttacactggatgcccttcctaacgtaaccctccccatttatccgggcttgggaccggcactaagagtggctggggttggttccctgactggggattgaacccgggctgcagcggttcgagcgccgcatcctaaccactagaccactagggGACCTTTTGAACatgttacaatttatttttatcacaatttgcacacagtatttacatttttgtatggTACATTAGAACTCTGCCAGGATGTTTGTATCTCCCACCTcgtgagatgccttactctcgCCTAGCGGTCGATGTTGTCTCAGTGTTAGAGCGCatatttctttctgtgtttttggtgttttaaagaCCAACTTTAGCTCTtgtctctttcctttttatccATGGAACATGGTCCTCCACTCATGAACTGGCGCTCGTCcatgccacatacatatatactgtatattttatccAATAcggtagtgtaaattgctctgttttgttaaattatgtgctgtcatttttaaattattaataaatcacaTACCTcctcatactgatcaccatgCTTTAGGACTACTGGGCAGGCCAGGCCACGTCTCGACTTAGTAATTAAGTTATATTGGGGTCATCAATAGCAAAGCCATTGTGATTGGGGGATATCTGTACTCTTAATTGAGtagattattttattactctgtCCAAGAATTTGTTCCTTGCATAACAGTCCCCCTCTATCATATCTCACTGTCTATGGCTTGGACTGAATGTACTCTCTGGGGAGTCAACACTTGTTCCACCCAGCTGTAGTTCACTTACAGGTAACATTTGGAACATTTCCGACGCCCCTCATCAGATATGTCATCAAGTTACACTAGCCCAAAATTAGCCAACTGTTCTGTGATCCCCAGGGGGGAACATGTAACACAGGGTGAGGCATGTGGCAAAACATGACCAATGGCATCTGCCTTGACTGACTGCATCTTGGtgggaatgtaaaaaaatataaaaataaatatatttatatatattacattatttttcttctttttctttcggctgctcctattgCGGGTCATCACAGCACATCTTCAGTCTCCACACTACtctatcctctacatctgctgtcgtccctcaccacatccataaacctcctctttggctttactctttactcttttcctccatcctggtggctctatccttattactctcctaccgatataccccatgcccctcctcttcacatgtccaaaccatctcaatcatgcgctttgtccccaaaatgtcctacatgcgctgttcctctaataaacacatttctaatcctgtccatcctcgtcactcctgaTGAAAATCTCagtatcttcagctctgccacctgtcttttagttaatgccactgtctaaaaaaaaaaaactaaactaaaatattaataatctaAAGGAATTACTTTCACTGGAGTCATACTGCAGTtggtaaaagagaaataaagcacTTCTGGGGGTGCTGTtattgtgaaaagaaaatggttACAGTAATAATGAACTTCATTACAGCAGGTCCTTGAAAAtcctatacagtatatatcattATGACATCTCTTCTTTTTTAGACTAATGTTTTCTGTTCATTGTCCCTGATTAAGTATAAATGATCAAgtataaataaactcattaattcattcaactAGCAAAAAACACCTTTGGCAGGTTTTACAAGAGAcacggcaaagtatttcaactgaatgtttggagaaacgaactgaTTGGGTACCCAGAGTGTGGAAAGCTTTTCAGgctaaaggaggatttttctgtacatttagaactttgtttggtcaaagtaaatcttcaaaGCGTTTAATTGCATAGTTTGCTGCATATAAACAATGCATGTACCATGTCTATGGTACAGCCATTGAATATACATATTGGAATAGTAGTTTTTGCACGATATCATAATATACATTGCAGATTAATTTGTACATACCACACTGTTTATACTTTacttggtttagagacagtggtattgagtaaaagacaggaggtgaagctggaggtagcagagctgaaaatgttgaggttttcattgggagtgacgacgatgaacaggattagaaaatagtttattagagggacagcgcatgtaggacgttttggagacaaggtgaggaaggcgagattgagatggtttggacatgtgcagaggagggacatggggtatatcagtaggagaatgctgaggatggagccaccaggaaggaggaaaagaggaagaccaaggaggaggtttatggatgtggtgagggaagacatgcaggtagttggtgtaaaagagggagctgtagaggacagggtggtatggagacgaataAGCCACTGTGGCGccctctaatgggagcagccgaaaggaGAAGAATGGTTTCCCTTCAACCgcttcatttcattatttaatttcatttttaaacaaactgtGCAAAAATCTGTACAAACGTATATTTGTCtccttattcatttatattcttGCTGAAAGTAAAAACATCCATCAAATTGATTGTTCATATTTGTTTAATGTATAGTGCTGAACAACAGTGGTAATGAAAGATAGCAAACATCTAAGAAtatcaaaaatattatatataaaaaaaacaccataatgCCCAGACATTTTCACTATGCcagtataaagacaaaatatatagCATAATATCGAGCCATCtctttacatacagtacatccaAATATGTATAAGTCTGGCTGGCACACTAAACAAATTCTTCAGTCCGTGATAATACTCAGAATAAAAtggcttgcaaaaaaaaaacaaaaaaacatggacaTCTTTAGAAATGTTGGGATGGAAATTGATTATTATCGCTGCTTAGTGATGTGAATAtgtatggcaaaaaaaaactcccCAAACAGGATTTGAATGATGTGTAAACTTTTGTTGTCTGGTGAAGAAAAGTCTAGACGGCATAAACATCTTGTGTTTTCTGCACAGCAAGTGATTGTTTCCccccattttctctttctttctattgcattcacattcattttgTACTCCTAAGTCTTGTGGAGATATATGGCtttatttagtcattttgtGCAACCAAGTAAACAATATCAGTTTTGGTCCATGgcctttttattttcaaataaaccaCAGGTGTGTTATTAAAGCACCATCGATGTTGTCTGGATGTTGATGACATCGGTATTGTCAAGTTATAAGTTATAAAGCTCTAATACTGTTTAAGTGATAGGTTGTGATtcctctcaaacacacacatacaaacacaccacGTATCATTGATCGTGTATCAATCGATAAGCTGcacaaaattacagatttttgttgtttaagttccgaaaaacaaaaaaaagccacgATTCCGGAGTAGGAAAACTGAATTAGGGGAACATGAGGCAAGTTTTTTTCCCAGAATGATAATTTTTCTCCTTTTGATAagattgtatttttaaaaaaattataaaaataggaaataaaataaacagctgCCAGGCTTTGACAAGTGCTTCCAAATATCTTCTCTGCCACGTTCACGTTTGTTCATGTCATCACAATCTTGTGTTGAAAACCGTGTCTCAAAATAGCATTACAGTCAGATTTAAAAAGGCATCGTTTCCATGAAGATCTTCTCCAAGATCGGAGGAGGTGGGACAAGGTCTTCTAGTTTAAGGTAAAGGATGCGGTGAAAGCCTTGAGTACCAAGGGTCCTGAGCTCAGGCAGTTTCCCCAGCAGCCGGGACAGGTAGTTGGGACGTGCCAATTCGGAGACACTCGTGGTGACGTGGTCTTTGAGGCACGTTATAAGATGATTTTGTAAATCTTCCACCCGTTTGAGCCCCTTCAAGCCGTGGCGATCTGTGATGAAGAGAGAAGAATGTAAGGGTAGGAGGTTCTATGCTGCTTCTATAATCTATAGGCTCTAATAATTgatagtaatgaataaataattacagcTTCTCAAATCTATTATTTTTGCCTAACAATATATTGTCGGTAAATCAAATCtttgactcttttttttaatgaaatttattgTCCAAAGGTTTGCGCAGAAAGCTCAAACATTCCAAGAGCCATCCCATAATAATTGACTTCTACATTCGGCTTCATTCTTGATCATTTCCTGCACAATGATTTGATGAATGAAAAGCTCAAGACTACATAATTTTgccaattattttaatattatcattaacaatataaacaataaaaatagaaataagtgACGAAGGCGCTTCCAGAGAAGCAGGATGTTTCGCATAAAAGTCCTTCatcagctttttaaaaaaggacGCTTTCATCTGATGAAGAACTTTTGTCAGAGACGCCCTGTTTCATGGAAATTTTCTTCATTGTACCACACTTTAATTTCACTTCCTCCAATAAATATCTGTCCTGCAGTCACTTAAACGGAGAATACGTTAATATAGTGCACAAACGCTCCACAGAAACGGTTGGTTTTAGCATTCTCGGTATGCTGAGGGTTGCTTTCCATAACAGTGTCTTTGTAGAACAATGTAACAAAAAGGCACAAAGATCAGTGTAGAACTCACCTGTTATAATGACTAGTGTGGCGAGACAGCAGAACGACGCCACGTCCAAGTTTAGACGATGCAAACTCTGTGAGAACTTCATAATGGAGTCGATCCACTCGCCGAATCCACGCACACACTGCGTGCGGTGAAGGACCACCCCGTTGCAGAAGATCAGTTTGTCCGTATCGGGCTGCAATCTAAAATGGAAAAAACGcaactttttaatgaataaaaaacacgtaatttttcttttctttttgtggtTTCAATGAATGTCATGAAACATCCACAAAACAAATGACTTCCTGTTCCCAATGACAGCAGCCATAAACAACATCCTCCCACAAATGtgtctgtttattttctgtctTGAAGGTAAATAGATTTAAAGAAGCACAGTTTGACTTGTTGCTAATAAATCACAAAGTGCAAAGACACTAATAAGCACTAATACATAAACATTGTCCATAAATATGAACTCATCAGAACCCTTCACCATATTAACAGTTATAttgttttcattgttaaaatacTTTTcggtttgtttattattgtccTTAGATCACGTAAAAAAATCTCCTCTTTAAAATTCATCAACGATTTCTGACCAGTTCCTGATTTGAGTATTCAGTTACATTACGATCATTATCGTAGTGAGATACCTGTAAGCCAGTCGTAATATGAAGAGCTCGACAAAGGCTGATTCGAAAAGCAAGTCCTGATCCTCCTTTGAGAACGTGGTGAATCCTGGGATGCTTTCGGCCCACTTCCTGATCACGCTCATGGAGCCGGTCAGCAGGTCGTAAAACTGCTGGATGTCATGGGCGTCCTCTTTTTCAGACATGCTAACCATGGTCTGCTGATACTGAGAAGAAACCAGGAACAGGTATCATCAGCAACTGGACTTTCTTACTTCATGAGTATATAAGTGTACAAGCATAAAGATCATAAATGCaatgtagggaaaaaaaaaggaaaaacccacaaaagaATGACTTGATTATTAGCATGTGGTCTTGATtttgttgaggttttttttctttccttttacttTGATTATAGTTTTTGTTACATTACACACAATGCCAATTAATTACCTACTAATAGCGGTAGGGTAAGATTTAGACCCCAACTCCAAACAAATTAGCTTCCTAAGCTTCAACATTCATGCTAATTCCTTATAGCTTACTAATAACTTGCTCTTAGTTTCTGTTTTCTAGAACTTTCAGTCCAAAGTCGGCAACTTCTACATGGGGTTTCTCATTCAAATGACAGGGAAAATAGTGAGTGAGAAATTGATCTCCCCTATATTTAAGAAGCTAACAGCATGACCATTATCACTTAAGTTTGAGATTGTTCTCTTAATAAATGCTCACCCTTGTGTAGTCCAGTTTTGTTGCGTCTGGGTTGAATTCCATGTGAGCATTCACAAGGGAGGTGATGATGTTCCCAGGGAACactgattctgtgactggtttGGGTTTAGAAGGCAACCGACCCCTTCTGCCCTTTAGGCTGTCTGTCCTTACGACTGAACAGGAAGTAGAAAATCACAAGCATTAcaacaaatataaaagaattaccataaaaaactaaaaagaataATTGAATTCATTCATCTGTTGTGCGTAGGAGGTGACACTTGCTAAGGCTTTTCTCACCTTCTTTCACCATTCCCACTGCCAGGCACTTCTGAAAGCGACAGAACTGGCACCTGTTCCGTCGTCGCTTGTCCACTGGGCATTGTTTATTAGCTAGGCATACATACTTGGAATTTTTCTGTACTGTACGctacaaaagaaatgaaagcaaCAAACATATGTTCAATTTGCTTGGTCAAAGCGGTCAAAGGTGCAATAAGGGTCAAAAAATCTTGAAGGTGACACATAGTTCTactttatattatactatatgtATAGCATATCATAGTCTTCTTGTTTTTGGGGTTCTGTTTCAAGTTTTCTGGCCCGTAAATAATCTCTGCCCCAAAATAGGCCTACTAAGGTATGAGAGATTGGCCTTAAAATAACCTACAAGGCATACAGAGTTTCAAGTTAGAAGGTGGGGTCAGTTTGAAGAGAAGGCAGGCACTCTAAAAATGGTCTCTAAAAAAATCACAGACTGCCCCTTTAAAATTGAGCTTGATATTCACCTTAAAGAAGCCCTTGCAGCCCTCGCAGGTGCGCACTCCATAGTGCTGGCAGGAGGCGTTGTCCCCACACACCGCACAACACCCTTCGTTTCCCGTTGGACTCTTGAGTTTGGGGGACAGCTGATTGTCCACCAAAACCGAACTGTCCCTGCTGCTGGGATCCAACCTGAGTGGACTGAAGCTGTTCTGATGGCTTTGGGAAAATGGATCTTGATCAGGAAGCTGATGTTGCTGCATCTGCCCCAGAGGAGACATGTCCTCTCCTGAGAAAGGTCCGAAAGTAAAAAAGGAAGAGGCCTGAGGAAGAGGAGTCTTCTCTGAACCCCAGCAGCTTGCATCAGGAGAGCAGGACCCATACGCTCCATCCCAGGAAGGCACTGACTGGAAACCTGGGGTCGAGGGTGAAGGAGCCGAGACGGGGCTGCCGAAACAGTTCGAGCCACCTGATGTAGACAGCGCATCATCCATGTAGCTCAAGGTAAACATGCCGGGATAGCAGCCGTGAACCTGTAGGTCGTCCAGCTTGAAGAAGTCCTGTCCTGACGTGGCGCCGATGCAGGTTGAAGCAGTTGCAGAAGCACTAGAAAGCTGACAGGAGTAGGCATCGAATTCTCCCCCGTAGCCTCCCACCAGAGATGTGATGCTTGgcagagaggaggtggagagcTGCTCGCGCTGTTCGCTCACGTCCATGGCCAACCTGGAGGTGAAGTCAGGGTTCATAAGCTCTGAGCTGAAGAGAATGCTCTCATAAGGCTGGATTCCATGTTGGCtttgaacacaagtcatgtcTGTAGAGCAGAACCACAAGAGCTACTTTTCAGTATCGCAAAatgctttcttgttttttttgtcctgctCATTTTTAATGATACtcgtgttaaaaaataaatgaaatcccTTTCCAGACTGCAGCATGCATATGATCTCAGAGTAAACAGAGCAAGAACTTGATGAGTAATGTAATCACCACTACATGAACTGACTTCGAGTAGACGTTTCTGAGAAAGCCTGGAAAGCAGCGTAAGGGCTATTTATATATCACCCATacgaatatatattatatataaataactgtaGAAACTCTAGAACTGGCTTTCACATGTGCACCAGGGCTGAAGAAGACATTAAAGagacaacaacaataaaatctCCTGAATGCAAAACACAAAGTCTCAGGTTTAAATGAAATTCTGTGGAATTGTCATTGGGAATAAGAAGGGAATTGTCAATGGGAAAACGCCTACAATCTCAGTTTTGGAACCTATACACATAGAAGCTCTACGATGATcaaaaccacaaacacaatACAGTCTTTGAGGTGCAACTTGACAGTCTGGAATGTAACGAGAAGCAAAAATGGATGCACGAGCATGTCAGATAGGACTATTTAAAGCCCAGGAAGGCCTTGTCCCTGACAGATTATCGCCTAGCCTCGTCTAACACACTGACCTTAAGATGATCTACGAGCCGAATCAGATCAGGTGCCTGAGATGCATCTAACCTCctgtttgaaatgtttataGCTCATCAGCATGACCATAATATAAAAACTTCTGGCTATAATTCCATTCAAATCGATTTTATCAATTAGTCTTTTAACATCTCAGAAGATACTGATGACAACCTGGTAAACAAATGCAGCTCTTTTGTCTTGCAAAGAAATCTTATTTTTCGTTGTTTGCATGTTGTTGAGATTTAAAAGCCAAATCCGAGCTTTGCATGAAGATCTGTCTGGTACAGTCTGAAGAGATTTTAGATACTCTGAGAGGTGAGGTTGAATTTGCGTTCTTCTGGTCTTAGGTATCTAATCTTTCAGTAATGAGAAACAGCTGAAAGAGAATTCTATGCCATAACGAACAAGCTTTAAAACTTTTTAGGGGgtgtttcagattttttttttttcagactgtTGTTATATTCTGTTACAAAGCCATGTGGAGCAGCTTTTGGAGTTTCATCACTGTTTCTGATCATCAGATAAACTATAATAAGCCGAACATTTACTCAGACTGTAGAATGTGGTTATTACATAACATCGTTGCTTACAAGTTGATTAAAGAAATCAACAGAAGTCAAATGAATCGATTCATGAAATCAGTTGATTAGTTTATGAACAGCATTGGAAGTCAAATAAATCGACTGATGAAATTTAATGCATCGGTTTATAGACAACAATATTATAAAAGTGCATTAAACATTGCCCATGTTTACAAATCTTTTTTAGATTATACAGTGTCTTTAAACTGAAGACAGGTGCCACATCCAAACGCAAAACTGCAATCCCTATCCCTAACCCAATCCGGACCGGAAATCAATCTTCCTAAATGGTTCTCTCAGTCACTTAACAAAACAATTTtatgaagtatatatatatatatatatatatatatatatatatatatatatatatatatatatatatagttctgtTTAAAGATGTTCTGTATCTATTAATTAAGGAATAAAGAACGCCGCGTACCTGCTTCTTCTTGCGACTCAGTGTAAATGTCCGTAGTGCGAACGAAGCTCGCGCATCACCACCACCGCCGCTGCTCTGCGCGCGCTCTGCCCGGCTCTGAGACGGACGCGTCGGGCCGCCCGGGTCCGCTCGGGATATTTATCCGGGGGACCACCGCGGCTCGCCGTGACGTCGCAGGTTCCACTCGCCAATACGCGCGCGCAAGGGGGGCGGAGGAGAAAATCTTTCCGGCCGTCGGGCCAATCAGCGCGCGCGAGCTCCGTTGGCGTGACGCACGCTCGGGATTCCATTGACGCAAAACGAGCCGGGAGCGTCTGCAGAGCTAAATATAGTGGCGCGCTCGGAGGGGGGCAAGTGAGCGGCGACAAAACTCGCAGAAATCGGTTAAAAATAGAGATatagagaatagagagagagagagagagagagagagatagagacaatCGAGAACGACGAGCGGAGATCAGACAGAGTGGCGTAAAATCCCCTCTGTTCGCcgtttgaaaaaaataatacaaaaaataaaaaaagaaactgcagCGCGCGCTGGCGGGTGTTTACACGTGAACAAAAGAGACAAAAACGACACAAACGTGTTTAAAGAAGAACCTACACAATCTACCGTCCTCAttttaatatctatctatctatctatctatctatctatctatctatctatctatctatctatctatctatctatctgtctgtctgtctgtctgtctgtctgtctgtctgtctgtctgtctataatTTTTTATGCAGATGGTGTGATtgctaaataaacattaaactttatttatttttcatttggaTTATTTCATGTTAATGGAAGGGCCTTTTTCTCTTCATACtttattatagatagatagatagatagatagatagatagatagatagatagatagatagatagatagatagatagatagatagatagattgataaatagagagagagcgagagagagagagagaaagagcacatcatgttctctttctttctttctttctttctttctttctttctttctttctttctttctttctttcttttattcagttcatattgtttttcattccctttttctttttctgattaGCATTTGAAGTGATATATTTAAGACCGGATGTGCTTTTCATTATACTTCCCTTTAgctacgagagagagagagagagagagagagagagagagagagagagaaatgtctttcttttttcttttttttctttctttctcttactgATTGGCCAGCAAACGAACACTTAAAGTATGTTTAAGACAGGATGTGCAGTTCATTGTACTTCCTTGTAcctatgagagagagagagagagagagagagagagagagagagagagagagagagaaaatactcTTTTGccttatatactttattataaagTAATGTTTAGTCAATGCTTATGGTAGGATCTGTTGATTACCATTGCTTATTATACCtactctagtgtgtgtgtgtgtgtgtgtgtgtgtgtgtgtgtgtgtgtgtgtgtgtgttttgtatgtgtgtgtttcactccATATCATGGAAATTCTTCATAATTACATGCAAACTAAATCATGGTTTATTTAGAAACACTgtcgttttttttaaaagttacaCTATGCACCTTTCTAGGAAAAccttcatatacacacagatgGTACAATATTTGTTCACTTGAAggcaaaaacaacaactgaTCCGGTTTAGTACCTTTTCCCCCCTGATATATtccatactgtatatttgagtGTAGATCATTACAGCAGGCTGGGACTCTCCAAGCCtccttttaaaaagaaaaatcataacATGAAGACTCAAGACTAGTTGCACTGCACACACTGAGCCACACCGAGCAGAAGTCTAATTCTCATATTCAGGAGTAGTGTTAGTTTCAAGCATTGTAAATAGAAACACGCAGGAGTTATTGTCACTCTCATACGTGTGCCACGTGAATGAGACAGCCTGTTAGATGTTGAAAGCAGGAGCTATTAACAGAGCCACAGACGAATCCTCCTGCTTTTAATAGTCTCCTATCACCTCCTTTGGATTTCACtttcgacacacacacacacacacacacacacacacacacacacacacacacacacacacacacacacacacacacacacacatattcccaTGACAGGCCCTCTCTCTGCCACATGATTTGGGTTCTCACCATACCCACAACATGGCTGCTCACATGGCTGCATGTAATGTCCCTTAAATGTTTATGTAAGAAGCCGGATAATGATGTGTTGATGAAcgattttactttaaaaaccATATATTATTTACATCTGCTGGTCCAGACCCTGATCGAGATCAGCTTCAAGATTACTTCTGTGGATTCTTTACACAGAACTATTTTTAGCCTTAGGATCGAAAgttgcaggtttttattttttttttttaaaggaaacttTTACAAAAATTTTTCAAGTGTAAGTTTAATTTTTCATCCGAAAGATGTGGACTTCTTCTGAAAAAGATCTTCATGGGATCTATCTACCATTTAATATcaacatctttctttcttcctttcttcttatCTTTTCAATGACATCGTTTTTTTATGctctaattctctctctcttctccttgagtcaaagccccgcccacttccgCTTGCTGTTTATCAGGCCTTCTCGAACAGGCCCAACTTCACGCTAGTTCACTTCCATTTAGAACGGAGAAAAGTAAGATGAGCAGGTCTGATGACGTGTCCAACTGACGTCGAAGGAATCCTCGAAATGGGGAAGCCCAGCGGAGCAGAGCAGACACCAGGCCCCTGTCCacctcacatcacacacaccgaGAAATGACGTGTCGATTTTCCTGCAGCAGCACCGCAGCATTATAGACACCACACA from Silurus meridionalis isolate SWU-2019-XX chromosome 16, ASM1480568v1, whole genome shotgun sequence encodes the following:
- the nr4a1 gene encoding nuclear receptor subfamily 4 group A member 1 isoform X1: MTCVQSQHGIQPYESILFSSELMNPDFTSRLAMDVSEQREQLSTSSLPSITSLVGGYGGEFDAYSCQLSSASATASTCIGATSGQDFFKLDDLQVHGCYPGMFTLSYMDDALSTSGGSNCFGSPVSAPSPSTPGFQSVPSWDGAYGSCSPDASCWGSEKTPLPQASSFFTFGPFSGEDMSPLGQMQQHQLPDQDPFSQSHQNSFSPLRLDPSSRDSSVLVDNQLSPKLKSPTGNEGCCAVCGDNASCQHYGVRTCEGCKGFFKRTVQKNSKYVCLANKQCPVDKRRRNRCQFCRFQKCLAVGMVKEVVRTDSLKGRRGRLPSKPKPVTESVFPGNIITSLVNAHMEFNPDATKLDYTRYQQTMVSMSEKEDAHDIQQFYDLLTGSMSVIRKWAESIPGFTTFSKEDQDLLFESAFVELFILRLAYRLQPDTDKLIFCNGVVLHRTQCVRGFGEWIDSIMKFSQSLHRLNLDVASFCCLATLVIITDRHGLKGLKRVEDLQNHLITCLKDHVTTSVSELARPNYLSRLLGKLPELRTLGTQGFHRILYLKLEDLVPPPPILEKIFMETMPF
- the nr4a1 gene encoding nuclear receptor subfamily 4 group A member 1 isoform X2, whose product is MDVSEQREQLSTSSLPSITSLVGGYGGEFDAYSCQLSSASATASTCIGATSGQDFFKLDDLQVHGCYPGMFTLSYMDDALSTSGGSNCFGSPVSAPSPSTPGFQSVPSWDGAYGSCSPDASCWGSEKTPLPQASSFFTFGPFSGEDMSPLGQMQQHQLPDQDPFSQSHQNSFSPLRLDPSSRDSSVLVDNQLSPKLKSPTGNEGCCAVCGDNASCQHYGVRTCEGCKGFFKRTVQKNSKYVCLANKQCPVDKRRRNRCQFCRFQKCLAVGMVKEVVRTDSLKGRRGRLPSKPKPVTESVFPGNIITSLVNAHMEFNPDATKLDYTRYQQTMVSMSEKEDAHDIQQFYDLLTGSMSVIRKWAESIPGFTTFSKEDQDLLFESAFVELFILRLAYRLQPDTDKLIFCNGVVLHRTQCVRGFGEWIDSIMKFSQSLHRLNLDVASFCCLATLVIITDRHGLKGLKRVEDLQNHLITCLKDHVTTSVSELARPNYLSRLLGKLPELRTLGTQGFHRILYLKLEDLVPPPPILEKIFMETMPF